A window from Citrus sinensis cultivar Valencia sweet orange chromosome 3, DVS_A1.0, whole genome shotgun sequence encodes these proteins:
- the LOC107177044 gene encoding disease resistance protein RPV1-like isoform X2, producing MASSSSSSSSSCPPRNAKKMYDVFLSFRGEDTRDNFTSHLHHALYLKSIKTFIDDQLIRGENISHSLLDTIEASSISIIIFSERYASSRWCLDELLKILECKHEYGQIVIPVFYHVDPSHVRSQSQDSSFGKYFSGLEKRYPEKMQRWKNALTEATNLSGFDSHVIRPESKLIEEIANDVLKRLDATFQTKNKGLVGVECPIEEIESLLRLGSEGVYKLGIWGIGGIGKTTIAGAVFNKISRHFEGSYFAHNVRDAEETGGIEHLQKKLLSELLNDGNVRNIESQLHRLACKKVLIVFDDVTHPGQIESLIGFLDRLASGSRVIITTRDKQVLENCWVNQIYRMKELVDADAHKLFCQCAFKGGHLDASYTEVTPKAIKYAHGVPLALKVLGRHLCGRSKEVWESAMRKLEIVPHMDIQKVLKISYDSLDDSQKNVFLDIACYLEGKDRDVVISFFDASGFEAKIELSVLEGKSLITCSDNQIRMHDLLRDMGREIVRNESIDHPGKRSRLWHHNDICEVLKEDTGTEALKGISLDMNKVNREIHMNSNAFSRMPKLRFLRFYGDKNKCMVSHLEGVPFPEVRHLEWPQCPLKTLNICAEKLVSLKMPCSKVKQLWDDVQFGGNTRIPEESSK from the exons atggcttcttcttcttcttcttcttcttcttcttgtccaCCTCGAAACGCTAAGAAGATGTATGATGTTTTTCTGAGTTTCAGAGGAGAGGACACCCGTGACAACTTTACTAGCCATCTTCATCATGCTTTGTATCTGAAAAGTATTaaaactttcattgatgaccaACTTATCAGAGGAGAGAACATTTCACATTCTCTTCTTGATACAATTGAAGCATCGAGCATCTCAATTATCATTTTCTCAGAAAGGTATGCTTCTTCTAGATGGTGTCTCGATGAACTTTTGAAGATCCTCGAGTGCAAGCACGAGTATGGACAGATTGTGATTCCAGTTTTCTATCACGTTGATCCATCGCATGTGAGATCGCAAAGCCAAGATTCTTCTTTTGGGAAGTATTTTAGTGGGCTTGAAAAACGTTATCCAGAGAAGATGCAAAGATGGAAGAATGCTTTGACCGAAGCAACCAATCTCTCTGGCTTTGATTCTCATGTCATTAG GCCTGAATCTAAACTTATTGAGGAAATTGCCAATGACGTTTTGAAGAGGCTAGATGCGACTTTTCAAACTAAAAACAAAGGCTTGGTTGGAGTTGAATGCCCCATTGAAGAAATCGAATCATTATTACGCCTTGGGTCTGAGGGTGTTTACAAACTAGGGATTTGGGGCATCGGTGGTATAGGCAAGACAACAATAGCTGGTGCTGTTTTTAACAAAATCTCTAGACATTTTGAAGGTTCTTACTTTGCGCATAATGTTAGAGATGCAGAAGAAACTGGCGGAATAGAGCACTTACAAAAGAAGCTTCTGTCAGAGTTATTAAATGATGGAAATGTGAGGAATATTGAGTCTCAACTCCACAGACTTGCTTGCAAGAAGGTTCTAATTGTTTTTGATGATGTGACTCATCCAGGACAAATAGAATCATTAATTGGATTCCTTGATCGGTTAGCTTCAGGGAGTCGAGTGATAATCACAACAAGGGATAAACAAGTTCTTGAAAATTGTTGGGTCAATCAAATATATCGGATGAAGGAATTAGTAGATGCTGATGCTCATAAGCTTTTCTGTCAGTGTGCTTTTAAAGGAGGCCATCTCGACGCAAGTTACACAGAGGTCACACCCAAGGCAATAAAATATGCGCACGGAGTTCCTTTAGCTCTTAAAGTTTTGGGTCGCCATCTATGCGGAAGGAGCAAAGAGGTATGGGAAAGTGCAATGAGAAAACTGGAAATAGTTCCTCACATGGATATCCAGAAGGTGTTAAAAATCAGTTATGATAGCTTGGATGACTCTCAGAAGAATGTTTTTCTAGATATTGCATGTTACTTGGAAGGAAAGGATAGAGATGTGGTGATAAGCTTTTTTGATGCCAGTGGCTTTGAAGCTAAAATAGAGTTGAGTGTTCTTGAAGGTAAGTCTCTCATAACTTGCTCCGATAATCAGATAAGAATGCATGACTTGCTACGAGATATGGGAAGAGAAATTGTTCGAAATGAATCTATCGATCATCCAGGAAAGCGCAGTAGGTTGTGGCATCATAATGATATTTGTGAAGTTTTGAAGGAAGATACA GGAACTGAAGCGCTCAAGGGTATCTCCTTGGATATGAATAAAGTCAATAGAGAGATACACATGAATTCCAATGCTTTCTCAAGGATGCCTAAATTgagattcttgagattttaTGGAGATAAGAACAAATGTATGGTGTCTCATTTGGAGGGTGTGCCATTTCCTGAAGTGAGGCACCTCGAGTGGCCTCAATGTCCTTTGAAAACGTTGAATATATGTGCGGAGAAACTTGTTTCACTTAAAATGCCTTGCAGCAAAGTCAAACAACTTTGGGATGATGTTCAG TTTGGAGGGAATACCAGAATACCTGAGGAGTCTTCCAAGTAA
- the LOC107177044 gene encoding disease resistance protein RPV1-like isoform X1 yields MASSSSSSSSSCPPRNAKKMYDVFLSFRGEDTRDNFTSHLHHALYLKSIKTFIDDQLIRGENISHSLLDTIEASSISIIIFSERYASSRWCLDELLKILECKHEYGQIVIPVFYHVDPSHVRSQSQDSSFGKYFSGLEKRYPEKMQRWKNALTEATNLSGFDSHVIRPESKLIEEIANDVLKRLDATFQTKNKGLVGVECPIEEIESLLRLGSEGVYKLGIWGIGGIGKTTIAGAVFNKISRHFEGSYFAHNVRDAEETGGIEHLQKKLLSELLNDGNVRNIESQLHRLACKKVLIVFDDVTHPGQIESLIGFLDRLASGSRVIITTRDKQVLENCWVNQIYRMKELVDADAHKLFCQCAFKGGHLDASYTEVTPKAIKYAHGVPLALKVLGRHLCGRSKEVWESAMRKLEIVPHMDIQKVLKISYDSLDDSQKNVFLDIACYLEGKDRDVVISFFDASGFEAKIELSVLEGKSLITCSDNQIRMHDLLRDMGREIVRNESIDHPGKRSRLWHHNDICEVLKEDTGTEALKGISLDMNKVNREIHMNSNAFSRMPKLRFLRFYGDKNKCMVSHLEGVPFPEVRHLEWPQCPLKTLNICAEKLVSLKMPCSKVKQLWDDVQMEVHELSDYHLLS; encoded by the exons atggcttcttcttcttcttcttcttcttcttcttgtccaCCTCGAAACGCTAAGAAGATGTATGATGTTTTTCTGAGTTTCAGAGGAGAGGACACCCGTGACAACTTTACTAGCCATCTTCATCATGCTTTGTATCTGAAAAGTATTaaaactttcattgatgaccaACTTATCAGAGGAGAGAACATTTCACATTCTCTTCTTGATACAATTGAAGCATCGAGCATCTCAATTATCATTTTCTCAGAAAGGTATGCTTCTTCTAGATGGTGTCTCGATGAACTTTTGAAGATCCTCGAGTGCAAGCACGAGTATGGACAGATTGTGATTCCAGTTTTCTATCACGTTGATCCATCGCATGTGAGATCGCAAAGCCAAGATTCTTCTTTTGGGAAGTATTTTAGTGGGCTTGAAAAACGTTATCCAGAGAAGATGCAAAGATGGAAGAATGCTTTGACCGAAGCAACCAATCTCTCTGGCTTTGATTCTCATGTCATTAG GCCTGAATCTAAACTTATTGAGGAAATTGCCAATGACGTTTTGAAGAGGCTAGATGCGACTTTTCAAACTAAAAACAAAGGCTTGGTTGGAGTTGAATGCCCCATTGAAGAAATCGAATCATTATTACGCCTTGGGTCTGAGGGTGTTTACAAACTAGGGATTTGGGGCATCGGTGGTATAGGCAAGACAACAATAGCTGGTGCTGTTTTTAACAAAATCTCTAGACATTTTGAAGGTTCTTACTTTGCGCATAATGTTAGAGATGCAGAAGAAACTGGCGGAATAGAGCACTTACAAAAGAAGCTTCTGTCAGAGTTATTAAATGATGGAAATGTGAGGAATATTGAGTCTCAACTCCACAGACTTGCTTGCAAGAAGGTTCTAATTGTTTTTGATGATGTGACTCATCCAGGACAAATAGAATCATTAATTGGATTCCTTGATCGGTTAGCTTCAGGGAGTCGAGTGATAATCACAACAAGGGATAAACAAGTTCTTGAAAATTGTTGGGTCAATCAAATATATCGGATGAAGGAATTAGTAGATGCTGATGCTCATAAGCTTTTCTGTCAGTGTGCTTTTAAAGGAGGCCATCTCGACGCAAGTTACACAGAGGTCACACCCAAGGCAATAAAATATGCGCACGGAGTTCCTTTAGCTCTTAAAGTTTTGGGTCGCCATCTATGCGGAAGGAGCAAAGAGGTATGGGAAAGTGCAATGAGAAAACTGGAAATAGTTCCTCACATGGATATCCAGAAGGTGTTAAAAATCAGTTATGATAGCTTGGATGACTCTCAGAAGAATGTTTTTCTAGATATTGCATGTTACTTGGAAGGAAAGGATAGAGATGTGGTGATAAGCTTTTTTGATGCCAGTGGCTTTGAAGCTAAAATAGAGTTGAGTGTTCTTGAAGGTAAGTCTCTCATAACTTGCTCCGATAATCAGATAAGAATGCATGACTTGCTACGAGATATGGGAAGAGAAATTGTTCGAAATGAATCTATCGATCATCCAGGAAAGCGCAGTAGGTTGTGGCATCATAATGATATTTGTGAAGTTTTGAAGGAAGATACA GGAACTGAAGCGCTCAAGGGTATCTCCTTGGATATGAATAAAGTCAATAGAGAGATACACATGAATTCCAATGCTTTCTCAAGGATGCCTAAATTgagattcttgagattttaTGGAGATAAGAACAAATGTATGGTGTCTCATTTGGAGGGTGTGCCATTTCCTGAAGTGAGGCACCTCGAGTGGCCTCAATGTCCTTTGAAAACGTTGAATATATGTGCGGAGAAACTTGTTTCACTTAAAATGCCTTGCAGCAAAGTCAAACAACTTTGGGATGATGTTCAG ATGGAGGTACACGAATTGAGCGACTACCATCTTTTAAGTTGA
- the LOC107177044 gene encoding disease resistance protein RPV1-like isoform X3 — protein MASSSSSSSSSCPPRNAKKMYDVFLSFRGEDTRDNFTSHLHHALYLKSIKTFIDDQLIRGENISHSLLDTIEASSISIIIFSERYASSRWCLDELLKILECKHEYGQIVIPVFYHVDPSHVRSQSQDSSFGKYFSGLEKRYPEKMQRWKNALTEATNLSGFDSHVIRPESKLIEEIANDVLKRLDATFQTKNKGLVGVECPIEEIESLLRLGSEGVYKLGIWGIGGIGKTTIAGAVFNKISRHFEGSYFAHNVRDAEETGGIEHLQKKLLSELLNDGNVRNIESQLHRLACKKVLIVFDDVTHPGQIESLIGFLDRLASGSRVIITTRDKQVLENCWVNQIYRMKELVDADAHKLFCQCAFKGGHLDASYTEVTPKAIKYAHGVPLALKVLGRHLCGRSKEVWESAMRKLEIVPHMDIQKVLKISYDSLDDSQKNVFLDIACYLEGKDRDVVISFFDASGFEAKIELSVLEGKSLITCSDNQIRMHDLLRDMGREIVRNESIDHPGKRSRLWHHNDICEVLKEDTGTEALKGISLDMNKVNREIHMNSNAFSRMPKLRFLRFYGDKNKCMVSHLEGVPFPEVRHLEWPQCPLKTLNICAEKLVSLKMPCSKVKQLWDDVQILLT, from the exons atggcttcttcttcttcttcttcttcttcttcttgtccaCCTCGAAACGCTAAGAAGATGTATGATGTTTTTCTGAGTTTCAGAGGAGAGGACACCCGTGACAACTTTACTAGCCATCTTCATCATGCTTTGTATCTGAAAAGTATTaaaactttcattgatgaccaACTTATCAGAGGAGAGAACATTTCACATTCTCTTCTTGATACAATTGAAGCATCGAGCATCTCAATTATCATTTTCTCAGAAAGGTATGCTTCTTCTAGATGGTGTCTCGATGAACTTTTGAAGATCCTCGAGTGCAAGCACGAGTATGGACAGATTGTGATTCCAGTTTTCTATCACGTTGATCCATCGCATGTGAGATCGCAAAGCCAAGATTCTTCTTTTGGGAAGTATTTTAGTGGGCTTGAAAAACGTTATCCAGAGAAGATGCAAAGATGGAAGAATGCTTTGACCGAAGCAACCAATCTCTCTGGCTTTGATTCTCATGTCATTAG GCCTGAATCTAAACTTATTGAGGAAATTGCCAATGACGTTTTGAAGAGGCTAGATGCGACTTTTCAAACTAAAAACAAAGGCTTGGTTGGAGTTGAATGCCCCATTGAAGAAATCGAATCATTATTACGCCTTGGGTCTGAGGGTGTTTACAAACTAGGGATTTGGGGCATCGGTGGTATAGGCAAGACAACAATAGCTGGTGCTGTTTTTAACAAAATCTCTAGACATTTTGAAGGTTCTTACTTTGCGCATAATGTTAGAGATGCAGAAGAAACTGGCGGAATAGAGCACTTACAAAAGAAGCTTCTGTCAGAGTTATTAAATGATGGAAATGTGAGGAATATTGAGTCTCAACTCCACAGACTTGCTTGCAAGAAGGTTCTAATTGTTTTTGATGATGTGACTCATCCAGGACAAATAGAATCATTAATTGGATTCCTTGATCGGTTAGCTTCAGGGAGTCGAGTGATAATCACAACAAGGGATAAACAAGTTCTTGAAAATTGTTGGGTCAATCAAATATATCGGATGAAGGAATTAGTAGATGCTGATGCTCATAAGCTTTTCTGTCAGTGTGCTTTTAAAGGAGGCCATCTCGACGCAAGTTACACAGAGGTCACACCCAAGGCAATAAAATATGCGCACGGAGTTCCTTTAGCTCTTAAAGTTTTGGGTCGCCATCTATGCGGAAGGAGCAAAGAGGTATGGGAAAGTGCAATGAGAAAACTGGAAATAGTTCCTCACATGGATATCCAGAAGGTGTTAAAAATCAGTTATGATAGCTTGGATGACTCTCAGAAGAATGTTTTTCTAGATATTGCATGTTACTTGGAAGGAAAGGATAGAGATGTGGTGATAAGCTTTTTTGATGCCAGTGGCTTTGAAGCTAAAATAGAGTTGAGTGTTCTTGAAGGTAAGTCTCTCATAACTTGCTCCGATAATCAGATAAGAATGCATGACTTGCTACGAGATATGGGAAGAGAAATTGTTCGAAATGAATCTATCGATCATCCAGGAAAGCGCAGTAGGTTGTGGCATCATAATGATATTTGTGAAGTTTTGAAGGAAGATACA GGAACTGAAGCGCTCAAGGGTATCTCCTTGGATATGAATAAAGTCAATAGAGAGATACACATGAATTCCAATGCTTTCTCAAGGATGCCTAAATTgagattcttgagattttaTGGAGATAAGAACAAATGTATGGTGTCTCATTTGGAGGGTGTGCCATTTCCTGAAGTGAGGCACCTCGAGTGGCCTCAATGTCCTTTGAAAACGTTGAATATATGTGCGGAGAAACTTGTTTCACTTAAAATGCCTTGCAGCAAAGTCAAACAACTTTGGGATGATGTTCAG ATCTTGttaacttaa